A region from the Salvia splendens isolate huo1 chromosome 15, SspV2, whole genome shotgun sequence genome encodes:
- the LOC121769023 gene encoding putative E3 ubiquitin-protein ligase SINA-like 6: MARFSIEDDGDEARPSNKRPRLNPTRRPVAAATNSRDRPTPSAAAPQRITPLESEQSTDESDSSWSDSFDDSSTEESGEEGENVQQQPTPRNGDVLLPAEASGSDTSSGSISVTLTDPDVLDCPICYVPLCSPVYQCENGHIACASCCTTMKNKCASCCWPIGYNRCRAIEKVLESVRVACRNLPRGCLQKFSYSKKLAHEKICNFSAISCPHTGCDFASFSKSVYAHFALKHSQFSKLFCFNEVISLSLDKDQKHVFLQEKNMNTVFILNRTVETVGSFVNVVCVAPAAAKKAYLFDLTATVGESSIKLKSVVDVMPKWMAEPPADPPTKLYLIVPKAFISISGVMKLELKIFRDVHHNYIL, translated from the exons ATGGCGAGGTTTTCAATTGAAGATGATGGAGACGAAGCCCGCCCTTCCAATAAACGCCCCCGACTCAACCCCACACGCCGCCCGGTAGCCGCCGCCACAAATTCCCGCGACCGCCCCACCCCTTCCGCCGCCGCTCCGCAGCGAATTACACCTCTGGAAAGTGAACAAAGCACCGACGAATCGGACTCGTCGTGGTCCGATTCCTTTGACGATTCCTCCACGGAAGAATCGGGTGAAGAGGGAGAAAATGTACAACAGCAACCAACTCCACGAAACGGCGACGTATTACTACCCGCTGAAGCCAGTGGAAGTGATACCTCCAGCGGCTCCATTTCCGTCACCCTAACGGATCCTGATGTTCTCGATTGCCCCATTTGCTATGTCCCCCTCTGCTCGCCCGTTTATCAG TGTGAGAATGGGCATATAGCATGTGCATCATGCTGCACCACAATGAAGAACAAATGTGCAAGTTGCTGCTGGCCAATTGGATACAACCGCTGCAGGGCCATCGAGAAGGTACTTGAATCAGTGAGGGTTGCATGTCGAAACTTGCCACGTGGCTGCTTGCAGAAATTCAGTTACAGTAAGAAGCTTGCTCATGAAAAGATATGCAATTTTTCTGCTATTTCATGCCCTCATACTGGTTGTGACTTTGCTAGTTTCTCCAAGTCTGTGTATGCGCACTTTGCTCTGAAACATTCACAGTTCTCCAAACTATTTTGTTTCAATGAGGTGATCTCACTCTCATTGGACAAAGATCAGAAACATGTTTTTCTGCAAGAAAAGAACATGAACACAGTATTCATCCTCAACCGGACTGTTGAGACTGTGGGGAGTTTTGTGAATGTTGTTTGTGTTGCACCAGCTGCAGCAAAGAAAGCATATTTATTTGATCTAACAGCAACTGTTGGAGAGAGCTCGATCAAATTGAAATCAGTTGTGGATGTCATGCCAAAATGGATGGCCGAGCCCCCGGCTGACCCCCCTACAAAATTATATCTCATAGTTCCTAAAGCTTTTATTAGCATAAGTGGAGTGATGAAATTAGAACTTAAAATATTTAGGGACGTGCATCACAATTATATCTTGTAG
- the LOC121769275 gene encoding polcalcin Aln g 4-like, producing the protein MADDDPQDVADRERLFKHFDANGDGQISANELGDALKTLGCVTPDEVKNMMVEIDSDGDGFISYEEFTAFARTNRGLVKDVAKIF; encoded by the coding sequence ATGGCTGATGATGATCCACAGGATGTAGCCGACCGGGAGCGGCTCTTCAAGCATTTCGACGCCAACGGCGATGGCCAGATCTCGGCCAACGAGCTGGGCGACGCTCTCAAGACACTTGGCTGTGTCACCCCCGATGAAGTCAAGAACATGATGGTTGAGATCGACTCCGATGGCGATGGCTTCATATCCTATGAAGAGTTCACCGCATTCGCTCGTACAAATAGGGGACTAGTCAAGGATGTCGCCAAGATATTCTAA